The sequence CCATCTTCTTACAATAGGGTGTGAATAAATGTTTAAATTTCCTCTTCTACCAATTAGATTCTTAGATATAATTGAGATGTTATTAATCGCCTGTGCCTTTTATTGGCTATTTATCTTGATAAAGGGAACAAGGGCGGTGCAAGGAGTAAAAGTCCTTGTCTTCCTTATTGTTGCTTCCTTTGCCGCCAATCTATTCCAATTATATACCATCGATTGGATACTGACAAGCCTATGGACTATCCTACCGTTATCGTTTGTTATCTTATTTCAGCCAGAATTAAGACAGGTAATTGGCGAAATTGATAAAAACTATATTTTAAGAAAATTTTTTAAGAATGAAAGCCGATTGATTCCAGAAATTGTAAAAGCAATAATGTCATTATCAAAGGAACAATTAGGAGCATTAATTGTTTTAAAACAAAATATAAGCCTGAAAAATTATATCGAAACAGGGGTAAAAATAGATGCAGAAGTAAGTTATGAACTACTTAAGACAATATTTACCCCTCATAGTCCACTTCATGATGGTGCAGTTATTATTCAAGGTGATAAAATAATTGCGGCAAGCTGTGTTTTGCC comes from bacterium and encodes:
- the cdaA gene encoding diadenylate cyclase CdaA, with the protein product MFKFPLLPIRFLDIIEMLLIACAFYWLFILIKGTRAVQGVKVLVFLIVASFAANLFQLYTIDWILTSLWTILPLSFVILFQPELRQVIGEIDKNYILRKFFKNESRLIPEIVKAIMSLSKEQLGALIVLKQNISLKNYIETGVKIDAEVSYELLKTIFTPHSPLHDGAVIIQGDKIIAASCVLPLTQNPDVVTPLGTRHRAALGLSEETDALILVVSEETGNISIALDGKMRGNLDEESLTQMLTWYKAKEGQKEG